The proteins below are encoded in one region of Streptomyces sp. NBC_00490:
- a CDS encoding helix-turn-helix domain-containing protein, with product MAGRNDPQGNNRDIRDDFRAGIREFLVTRRARVTPEQAGLPLYGGERRRVTGLRREEVALLAGISSEYYTRLERGNATGVSESVIEGIAQALQLDEAERIHLLDLLRGAGTTRPPRRRPAQQRVRPAVQRVLDSMAGTPAFILSGRGDILAANHLGRALFSLVYADPVRPPNNARFVFLSPHAREFFRHWDEVANDTVAMLRAEAGRDLYDRRLTDLIGELSTRSEEFRRRWAAHNVRMHTTGVKLLHHPVVGDLDLPFETFPLPDGPSQFLLTYTAEPASPSQDALNLLASWAAANDDIDRTTLDDSQPADSGENPG from the coding sequence ATGGCAGGCAGAAACGACCCGCAAGGCAATAACCGCGACATCCGTGATGATTTCCGTGCGGGGATCCGGGAATTCCTCGTCACACGACGGGCCAGGGTCACCCCCGAGCAGGCCGGACTGCCCCTGTACGGCGGAGAGCGCCGACGGGTCACCGGGCTGCGCCGCGAGGAGGTCGCCCTCCTGGCGGGCATCTCCAGCGAGTACTACACCCGGCTGGAGCGCGGCAACGCCACCGGCGTCTCCGAGAGCGTCATCGAAGGCATCGCCCAGGCACTTCAGCTCGACGAGGCCGAACGCATCCACCTGCTCGACCTCCTGAGGGGCGCCGGCACGACCCGCCCCCCACGCCGCCGCCCGGCCCAGCAGCGAGTCCGGCCCGCGGTGCAGCGCGTCCTCGACTCGATGGCAGGCACACCCGCGTTCATCCTCAGCGGACGCGGGGACATCCTGGCCGCCAACCACCTCGGGCGCGCCCTGTTCTCCCTCGTCTACGCCGATCCCGTACGGCCGCCGAACAACGCCCGGTTCGTCTTTCTCAGCCCGCACGCGAGAGAGTTCTTCCGCCACTGGGACGAAGTCGCCAACGACACGGTCGCCATGCTGCGCGCCGAAGCCGGCCGCGACCTCTACGACCGACGGCTGACGGACCTGATCGGGGAACTGTCCACCCGCAGCGAGGAGTTCCGGCGCCGCTGGGCGGCCCACAACGTCCGGATGCACACCACCGGCGTCAAGCTCCTCCATCACCCGGTCGTCGGCGACCTCGACCTGCCCTTCGAGACCTTCCCGCTCCCCGACGGCCCCAGCCAGTTCCTCCTCACCTACACCGCCGAGCCCGCATCCCCGTCCCAGGACGCCCTGAACCTGCTGGCCAGCTGGGCCGCGGCCAACGACGACATCGACCGGACCACCCTGGACGACTCCCAGCCCGCAGACTCCGGCGAGAACCCTGGCTGA
- a CDS encoding VOC family protein, whose product MPHDEQRQREAELSANAVQLNHTAVFATDRRLSAEFIAAILGLKVGAPFGPFLPVDLGNGVTLDYYEKRDEPIQPQHYAFLVPDEHFDAVIARLEAVGVTYYADPRHTEPGQINRLFGGRGAYFDDPSGHNMEIMTVPYVRP is encoded by the coding sequence ATGCCACATGATGAGCAGCGCCAGCGCGAAGCTGAGCTGTCGGCCAACGCCGTCCAACTGAACCACACCGCCGTCTTCGCCACGGACCGGCGCCTGTCAGCAGAGTTCATCGCCGCGATCCTGGGTTTGAAGGTCGGCGCGCCCTTCGGGCCGTTCCTGCCCGTCGACTTGGGCAACGGCGTGACACTCGACTACTACGAGAAGCGCGACGAGCCGATCCAGCCGCAGCACTACGCGTTCCTCGTGCCTGACGAGCACTTCGACGCCGTGATCGCCCGCCTGGAGGCGGTGGGGGTCACCTACTACGCCGACCCCCGCCACACCGAACCCGGCCAGATCAACCGCCTCTTCGGCGGACGCGGTGCCTATTTCGACGACCCGAGCGGCCACAACATGGAGATCATGACTGTGCCGTACGTCCGCCCCTAG
- a CDS encoding ArsR/SmtB family transcription factor — protein sequence MPADDLPETFHVTTDEQLRAVSNLTRHRIMAALRFEPATITQIAERVGLAKGSSSYHIRLLERAGLVKVVRTRKVRGVTERYYAMAARSIELPDPGEGGPDVLMRHAVADLEASPVDGERHVRMAHLRLTEEQFAQLGARLEELADEFQALSDPSLPDASLVFALFRPAPREQAEGGAK from the coding sequence ATGCCTGCCGATGACCTCCCCGAGACGTTTCACGTCACCACTGACGAACAATTGCGCGCGGTCTCCAATCTGACCCGCCACCGGATCATGGCGGCGCTCCGCTTCGAGCCCGCGACGATCACGCAGATCGCCGAGCGAGTGGGTCTCGCGAAGGGGAGCTCCAGCTATCACATACGGCTGCTGGAACGGGCCGGCCTGGTGAAGGTGGTACGGACGCGGAAGGTACGCGGTGTCACCGAGCGGTACTACGCGATGGCCGCGCGGTCGATCGAGCTGCCGGATCCGGGCGAGGGAGGGCCGGATGTGCTGATGCGCCATGCGGTGGCGGACCTGGAGGCGTCGCCGGTGGACGGCGAGCGGCACGTACGGATGGCTCATCTGCGGCTCACCGAGGAGCAGTTCGCGCAGTTGGGGGCGCGGCTGGAGGAACTGGCGGATGAGTTCCAGGCGCTGTCCGATCCGTCGCTGCCGGACGCGTCACTCGTCTTCGCACTGTTCCGTCCGGCACCGCGCGAGCAGGCCGAGGGGGGTGCCAAGTGA
- a CDS encoding AAA family ATPase, whose product MVGLPGAGKTTRANELAVTHRALRLTPDHWMVPLFDDSMADGKRFVLEGRLISVALQALRLGTNVVLDYGLWGRDERSALRWLARSAGAACQVVYLPVDKEVQLARIAHRQTTAPHQTFPMTEADVDRWREQFQVPDAAELAGGEIPPPPAGWPGWPEWALDHWPSCTDS is encoded by the coding sequence ATGGTCGGGCTCCCCGGAGCCGGGAAGACCACCCGGGCCAATGAGCTCGCCGTGACGCACCGGGCGCTGCGGCTGACCCCGGATCACTGGATGGTGCCGCTTTTCGACGACTCGATGGCCGACGGCAAGCGCTTCGTGCTCGAAGGGCGGCTCATCTCGGTCGCCCTGCAGGCGCTGCGGCTGGGGACCAACGTCGTGCTCGACTACGGGCTCTGGGGCCGCGACGAACGCTCGGCACTGCGCTGGCTGGCACGGTCGGCCGGGGCAGCATGCCAGGTGGTCTATCTGCCCGTGGACAAGGAAGTCCAGCTCGCCCGCATCGCGCACCGCCAGACAACGGCACCGCATCAGACGTTCCCGATGACTGAGGCCGACGTAGACCGATGGCGGGAGCAGTTCCAGGTGCCCGACGCCGCTGAACTCGCCGGCGGCGAGATCCCGCCCCCGCCGGCCGGCTGGCCGGGCTGGCCGGAGTGGGCGCTGGACCACTGGCCCTCGTGCACCGACAGCTGA
- a CDS encoding TetR/AcrR family transcriptional regulator C-terminal domain-containing protein, which yields MPRHSPSLDRATPDRIAETALLLVDEGGPEALTFRALAVRLDISLASLQRRCTDMAGLLDLCTDHLAARLPVIEPGTDWATATEARFLALYRLLAAHPGLLALRGTRPWLGSNLLARLVEPQLADSLAAGMSPQEAITAYRRLYLLTLGSASFVDHRDPKATRAATRTALAALDPEEFPALTGHLAAIVPAVTDDEVYYGALRQLIDAATVTSPSADAQHGP from the coding sequence ATGCCGCGTCACTCACCCTCCCTGGACCGTGCGACCCCGGACCGCATCGCCGAGACCGCCCTTCTCCTCGTTGACGAGGGTGGCCCCGAGGCGCTGACCTTCCGGGCCCTGGCCGTGCGACTGGACATCTCCCTCGCTTCCCTCCAACGGCGCTGCACCGACATGGCCGGCCTCCTCGACCTGTGCACCGACCACCTGGCCGCCCGCCTCCCCGTGATCGAGCCGGGAACCGACTGGGCCACGGCGACCGAAGCGCGCTTCCTCGCGCTGTACCGGCTGCTCGCTGCCCACCCCGGGCTGCTCGCGCTGCGCGGGACGCGACCCTGGCTGGGATCGAACCTGCTGGCCCGCCTGGTGGAGCCGCAGCTGGCCGACAGCCTCGCGGCAGGGATGAGCCCGCAGGAGGCGATCACCGCGTACCGGCGGTTGTACCTGCTCACACTCGGCAGCGCGAGCTTCGTCGACCACCGCGACCCCAAGGCCACCCGGGCCGCGACGCGCACCGCGCTGGCCGCGCTCGACCCGGAGGAGTTTCCGGCGCTGACCGGTCACCTGGCCGCGATCGTGCCCGCCGTGACCGACGACGAGGTCTACTACGGCGCCCTGCGCCAACTCATCGACGCCGCCACCGTCACCTCTCCCTCCGCCGACGCACAGCATGGACCCTGA
- a CDS encoding aldo/keto reductase, with product MKHVSLGGLDVSRIGLGAMTMAGTYTTGGGLDDAESIRTIHRALDLGVTHIDTAEIYGPFHSEEIVGKAIKGRRDDVVVATKFGLVSHAGDGPGVIDSSPANVKTAVEGSLLRLGIDHIDLYYQHRVDPDTPIEETVGALAELVAEGKVRHIGLSEAGPDTIRRAHAVHPVAALQTEYSLWTRDVEAEILPLLRELGIGFVPYSPLGHGLLTGQIRSVDDFTDDDWRKTNPRFTGENFQRNLAIVDEVQAIGAEIGATPAQTALAWLLTRGNDIAPIPGTRRVTRVEENTAADAVQLSAAQLDRLNNLTPAAGERHDEANMASIDR from the coding sequence ATGAAGCACGTATCACTGGGCGGGCTCGATGTCTCGCGCATCGGCCTGGGAGCCATGACCATGGCCGGCACCTACACCACCGGCGGAGGACTCGACGACGCCGAGTCGATCCGCACCATCCACCGGGCCCTGGACCTCGGGGTCACCCACATCGACACCGCCGAGATCTACGGACCCTTCCACAGCGAGGAAATCGTCGGCAAGGCCATCAAGGGCCGCCGCGACGACGTCGTGGTGGCGACGAAGTTCGGCCTCGTCTCCCACGCCGGTGACGGCCCCGGCGTGATCGACAGCAGCCCCGCCAATGTGAAGACCGCGGTCGAAGGCTCGCTCCTGCGGCTCGGCATCGACCACATCGACCTCTACTACCAGCACCGCGTCGACCCCGACACGCCCATCGAGGAGACCGTCGGCGCGCTGGCCGAGCTGGTCGCCGAGGGCAAGGTGCGCCACATCGGCCTCTCCGAGGCCGGCCCCGACACCATCCGCCGGGCGCACGCCGTGCATCCGGTGGCCGCGCTGCAGACCGAGTACTCGCTGTGGACGCGTGACGTGGAGGCCGAGATCCTGCCGCTGCTGCGCGAGTTGGGCATCGGCTTCGTCCCCTACTCGCCGCTCGGGCATGGTCTGCTGACCGGGCAGATCCGTAGCGTCGACGACTTCACGGACGACGACTGGCGCAAGACCAACCCGCGCTTCACCGGCGAGAACTTCCAGCGCAACCTGGCGATCGTCGACGAAGTGCAGGCCATCGGCGCCGAGATCGGAGCCACCCCCGCGCAGACAGCGCTGGCATGGCTGCTGACCCGCGGCAACGACATCGCCCCCATCCCCGGGACCCGCCGTGTCACCCGCGTCGAAGAGAACACCGCCGCCGACGCCGTCCAACTCAGCGCCGCGCAGCTCGACCGCCTGAACAACCTCACGCCTGCCGCGGGCGAACGCCACGACGAGGCGAACATGGCCAGCATCGACCGCTGA
- a CDS encoding threonine/serine dehydratase: MDQLTYGDVKAAAERISGRVRPVSLAPADAGSAPGPCELWLAQEFMQHTGSFKARGAQNFLQAHRDAGTLPDTGVAIASGGNAGLACAWAARQQGVTATVFVPTTAPAVKVAKLRAYGAVVRLVGTEYAEALAACQEFAGTTGALTSHAYDHPLIAAGAGTLLEEIHARLPGLDTVVVAVGGGGLFAGVSTAARHHGIRVVAVEPENCRALNAALESGRPVDVRVDSVAADSLGARRTSAMALHAAQQDNVRSVLVPDSEIIRARQALWDDRRLAVEHAAATALAALTATEAPYRPAPGEKVAVVLCGANTDPSDLVH, encoded by the coding sequence ATGGACCAGCTCACCTACGGTGACGTCAAAGCGGCCGCCGAACGGATCAGCGGCCGGGTCCGCCCCGTCAGCCTTGCTCCGGCCGACGCCGGCAGCGCGCCGGGACCGTGCGAGCTGTGGCTGGCGCAGGAGTTCATGCAGCACACCGGCTCCTTCAAGGCCCGCGGCGCGCAGAACTTCCTCCAGGCCCACCGCGACGCCGGCACCCTCCCGGACACGGGGGTCGCCATCGCCTCCGGTGGCAACGCGGGGCTCGCGTGCGCGTGGGCCGCGCGACAACAGGGCGTCACCGCGACCGTCTTCGTACCCACCACCGCACCCGCGGTGAAGGTGGCCAAGCTGCGCGCGTACGGCGCCGTCGTCCGCCTCGTCGGCACGGAGTACGCCGAGGCCCTCGCCGCCTGCCAGGAGTTCGCCGGCACCACCGGCGCACTCACCTCCCACGCCTACGACCACCCGCTCATCGCGGCGGGCGCGGGCACCCTCCTGGAGGAGATCCACGCCCGGCTGCCCGGCCTGGACACGGTCGTGGTCGCCGTCGGCGGTGGTGGGCTGTTCGCCGGTGTGTCCACCGCCGCCCGACACCACGGGATCCGCGTCGTGGCCGTCGAGCCGGAGAACTGCCGGGCCCTGAACGCCGCCCTGGAGTCCGGGCGCCCGGTCGACGTCCGCGTGGACTCCGTCGCCGCCGACTCCCTGGGCGCCCGCCGCACCTCCGCGATGGCACTCCACGCGGCCCAGCAGGACAACGTGCGCTCCGTCCTCGTACCGGACAGCGAGATCATCCGGGCCCGCCAGGCGCTGTGGGACGACCGCCGACTCGCCGTCGAACACGCCGCCGCCACAGCCCTCGCCGCCCTCACGGCCACCGAGGCCCCCTACCGGCCCGCCCCCGGCGAGAAGGTCGCCGTCGTACTCTGCGGCGCCAACACCGACCCCAGCGACCTCGTCCACTGA
- a CDS encoding NAD(P)H-dependent oxidoreductase: MSKVLLVVGHPDLSQSKANAALVDAVRDLAHVTVHDLYAAYPDFQIDVAAEQALLAEHDVIVFQHPVFWYNTTPLFKQWQDKVFTFGWAFTIDGSPSQLAGKKAVVAVTTGVPADHYTPEGSNQATIETLLSNWHATLRLCQFDIQQPMVKVHGTAFGLSDEDLATSAKQYNELLASYAA; the protein is encoded by the coding sequence ATGTCCAAGGTTCTCCTTGTCGTAGGCCACCCCGACCTGTCCCAGTCGAAGGCCAACGCCGCGCTCGTGGACGCCGTCCGCGATCTGGCCCATGTCACCGTGCACGACCTCTACGCCGCCTACCCCGACTTCCAGATCGACGTCGCGGCAGAGCAGGCGCTGCTCGCCGAGCACGATGTGATCGTCTTCCAGCACCCGGTGTTCTGGTACAACACCACGCCCCTGTTCAAGCAGTGGCAGGACAAGGTCTTCACCTTCGGCTGGGCCTTCACCATCGACGGCTCCCCCTCGCAGCTGGCCGGCAAGAAGGCCGTCGTCGCGGTCACCACCGGTGTCCCCGCCGACCACTACACCCCCGAAGGCTCGAACCAGGCCACGATCGAGACCCTCCTCAGCAACTGGCACGCCACCCTGCGACTGTGCCAGTTCGACATCCAGCAGCCGATGGTCAAGGTGCACGGCACCGCCTTCGGCCTCTCCGACGAGGACCTGGCCACCTCCGCCAAGCAGTACAACGAACTGCTCGCCTCCTACGCCGCCTGA
- a CDS encoding MarR family winged helix-turn-helix transcriptional regulator, with product MSQEGVGVDLETSLGYLLKEASSALRAAMEEVLRPLGMSVTHYSCLELLAQRPGLSNSELARGAFVTRQTMNVLLQSLERDGYVTRPAEAAVGKVLPTRLTPRGRRSLEKASAAVRSVEARMQGGLTETEQSEAFRILQSMIRSLRGDNEDAPRPTQP from the coding sequence ATGAGTCAAGAAGGTGTCGGCGTCGACCTGGAGACGTCCCTGGGCTACCTGCTCAAAGAAGCCTCGAGCGCCCTCCGCGCGGCCATGGAGGAAGTGCTGCGGCCGCTCGGGATGAGCGTGACGCACTACTCCTGCCTCGAGCTGCTGGCACAACGACCGGGCTTGTCGAACTCCGAGCTCGCGCGGGGCGCGTTCGTGACACGGCAGACGATGAACGTGCTGCTCCAGTCCCTGGAACGAGACGGCTACGTGACCAGACCCGCGGAGGCGGCCGTCGGGAAGGTGCTTCCCACGCGGCTCACGCCTCGCGGCCGCCGAAGCCTCGAAAAGGCGAGCGCGGCCGTCCGGTCCGTCGAGGCCAGAATGCAGGGCGGCCTGACCGAGACCGAACAGTCAGAGGCCTTCCGGATCCTGCAGAGCATGATCCGTTCTCTGCGCGGGGACAACGAGGATGCCCCGCGTCCCACGCAGCCGTAG
- a CDS encoding SDR family oxidoreductase, with product MSKVILVTGAGRGLGTDIAREALAAGHQVVATGRRPDEIEKTLGGPQDNLLVTKLDVTSLQDAESAAQAAVDRFGRIDVLVNNAGNLFTGYFEEISPAQMRRQFETNLFGPMNVTRAVLPILRRQRAGHIITITSTAGRVGMEFTSAYAASKFAAEGWMESLRYDVEPYNIHTTVVEPGYFRTELLVDGSTTWPELSIEDYAPRTTPRIEGMKSMNGKQPGDPAKLARALLTIAGQDKPLQRFIAGADAIEAAEAKAKELLAQADASRELGDNLAYADTHA from the coding sequence ATGAGCAAGGTCATTCTCGTCACCGGTGCCGGACGCGGCCTGGGCACCGACATCGCCCGCGAGGCCCTCGCCGCCGGCCACCAGGTCGTCGCCACCGGCCGCCGCCCCGACGAGATCGAGAAGACCCTGGGCGGGCCGCAGGACAACCTGCTGGTCACCAAGCTCGACGTCACCAGCCTCCAGGACGCCGAGTCCGCCGCGCAGGCCGCCGTCGACCGGTTCGGGCGCATCGACGTCCTGGTCAACAACGCCGGTAACCTCTTCACCGGCTACTTCGAGGAGATCTCGCCCGCGCAGATGCGCCGGCAGTTCGAGACGAACCTCTTCGGCCCGATGAACGTCACCCGCGCCGTTCTGCCGATCCTGCGCCGGCAGCGCGCCGGCCACATCATCACCATCACCTCGACCGCCGGCCGGGTCGGCATGGAGTTCACCTCCGCCTACGCCGCCTCCAAGTTCGCGGCCGAGGGCTGGATGGAGTCGCTGCGCTACGACGTCGAGCCGTACAACATCCACACCACCGTCGTGGAGCCCGGCTACTTCCGCACCGAACTCCTCGTGGACGGCTCCACCACCTGGCCCGAGCTGTCCATCGAGGACTACGCCCCGCGCACCACCCCCAGAATCGAGGGCATGAAGAGCATGAACGGCAAGCAGCCCGGCGACCCCGCCAAGCTCGCCCGCGCCCTGCTCACCATCGCCGGCCAGGACAAGCCCCTCCAGCGCTTCATCGCCGGCGCGGACGCCATCGAGGCCGCCGAAGCCAAGGCGAAGGAACTCCTCGCCCAGGCCGACGCCTCCCGCGAACTGGGCGACAACCTCGCCTACGCCGACACCCACGCCTGA
- a CDS encoding ribonuclease J: protein MSHPHPELKAAPPLPNGGLRVTALGGLGEIGRNMTVFEHAGKLLIVDCGVLFPEENQPGVDVILPDFTSIRDRLDDIVAVVLTHGHEDHIGGVPYLLRERADIPVVGSKLTLAFIEAKLKEHRITPRTVRVREGDRRSFGPFECEFVAVNHSIPDGLAVALRTAAGLVLHTGDFKMDQFPLDDRITDLRAFARLGEEGVDLFLTDSTNAEVPGFTTSERELNPAIEQVMRTAPRRVIVSSFASHVHRIQQVLDAAHQHGRKVAFVGRSMVRNMGIARDLGYLKVPSNLIVTPKELEKLPDHKITLVCTGSQGEPMAALSRMANRDHQIRIGKGDTVLLASSLIPGNENAIYRVINGLTRWGANVVHKGNAKVHVSGHASAGELVYCYNIVRPRNVMPVHGEFRHLRANADLAIRTGVDPDRVVIAEDGVVVDLVNGRASITGKVPAGNVYVDGMEVGGATEASLKDRVTLAEEGVITVVAIVDADTGALAEAPDFLARGFVHDDTTFEPVIPVIEKTLATAAQEGVGDAHQLEQLIARAVANWAFRAHRRRPLIIPVIIDA from the coding sequence ATGAGCCATCCACACCCAGAACTCAAAGCCGCCCCTCCCCTGCCCAACGGCGGACTGAGAGTGACCGCCCTGGGAGGCCTGGGCGAAATCGGCCGGAACATGACCGTCTTCGAGCATGCCGGCAAGCTGTTGATCGTGGACTGCGGTGTGCTGTTCCCGGAGGAGAACCAGCCCGGCGTGGATGTGATCCTCCCGGACTTCACCTCCATCCGGGACCGCCTCGACGACATCGTGGCCGTCGTGCTCACGCATGGCCACGAGGACCACATCGGCGGTGTGCCCTATCTGCTGCGGGAGCGGGCGGACATCCCCGTCGTCGGCTCGAAGCTCACCCTCGCCTTCATCGAGGCCAAGCTCAAGGAGCACAGGATCACCCCGCGCACCGTGCGCGTGCGGGAGGGCGACCGGCGCAGCTTCGGCCCCTTCGAATGCGAGTTCGTGGCCGTCAACCACTCCATCCCGGACGGGCTGGCGGTGGCCCTTCGTACCGCCGCCGGGCTGGTGCTGCACACCGGTGACTTCAAGATGGACCAGTTCCCTCTCGACGACCGGATCACCGACCTGCGCGCGTTCGCCCGGCTCGGCGAGGAGGGTGTGGACCTGTTCCTCACCGACTCCACCAACGCCGAGGTTCCCGGCTTCACCACCTCCGAGCGCGAGCTGAACCCCGCGATCGAGCAGGTGATGCGGACCGCCCCGCGGCGGGTCATCGTCTCCAGCTTCGCCAGCCATGTGCACCGCATCCAGCAGGTCCTGGACGCCGCCCACCAGCACGGCCGGAAGGTGGCCTTCGTGGGCCGCTCGATGGTCCGCAACATGGGCATCGCCCGCGATCTGGGCTATCTCAAGGTCCCGTCCAACCTGATCGTGACTCCCAAGGAGCTGGAGAAGCTCCCTGACCACAAGATCACCCTGGTCTGCACCGGATCCCAGGGTGAGCCGATGGCGGCCCTGTCCCGGATGGCCAACCGCGACCACCAGATCCGTATCGGCAAGGGCGACACCGTCCTGCTCGCCAGTTCCCTGATCCCCGGTAACGAGAACGCCATCTACCGGGTGATCAACGGTCTGACCCGGTGGGGCGCCAACGTCGTCCACAAGGGCAACGCGAAGGTGCACGTCTCCGGCCACGCCAGCGCCGGCGAGCTCGTCTACTGCTACAACATCGTCCGTCCCCGCAACGTCATGCCCGTGCACGGCGAGTTCCGTCACCTGCGGGCCAACGCCGACCTCGCCATCCGCACCGGCGTCGACCCCGACCGGGTCGTCATCGCCGAGGACGGTGTCGTCGTCGACCTCGTCAACGGCCGCGCCTCCATCACCGGCAAGGTGCCCGCGGGCAACGTCTACGTGGACGGCATGGAAGTCGGCGGCGCCACCGAAGCGTCCCTCAAGGACCGGGTCACCCTCGCCGAGGAGGGTGTCATCACGGTCGTGGCCATCGTCGACGCCGACACCGGCGCCCTGGCCGAGGCCCCTGACTTCCTGGCGCGCGGGTTCGTCCACGACGACACCACCTTCGAGCCGGTCATCCCCGTCATCGAAAAGACGCTGGCCACCGCCGCCCAGGAAGGCGTCGGCGACGCCCACCAGCTCGAACAGCTCATCGCCCGTGCCGTGGCCAACTGGGCGTTCCGTGCCCACCGCCGCAGGCCGCTGATCATTCCCGTGATCATCGACGCCTGA
- a CDS encoding VOC family protein: MPATGPDFISLQVRDLDASQAFYEQYLGLVRSPAGPPHAVVFETKPIAFALRDVIPGTDLASVAQPGIGAAIWLHATDVQAIHDALVADGHTIASAPIDGPFGRTFTFADPDGYQVTLHDRA, from the coding sequence ATGCCCGCCACCGGCCCCGACTTCATCTCGCTCCAAGTGCGCGACCTCGACGCGTCACAAGCGTTCTACGAGCAGTACCTGGGCCTCGTCCGCTCGCCGGCCGGGCCTCCGCACGCCGTCGTCTTCGAGACGAAGCCGATCGCGTTCGCCCTGCGCGACGTCATTCCCGGCACCGACCTCGCATCCGTCGCGCAGCCCGGCATCGGTGCCGCGATCTGGCTCCACGCCACCGACGTCCAGGCCATCCACGACGCGCTCGTCGCCGACGGCCACACCATCGCCTCCGCACCGATCGACGGCCCCTTCGGCCGGACCTTCACCTTCGCCGACCCCGACGGCTACCAGGTCACCCTCCACGACCGCGCCTGA
- a CDS encoding MFS transporter, whose amino-acid sequence MTSTARKLPTGFGRLWTAQTISSLGDGVSHAALPLIALTLTRDPMALAVVTAAGTLPWLLFGVLGGALVDRWDRRRTMWVADASRAALLAIPAAAAALDALSIALLAAVAFLLGLGGLFFDTAATAYLPDLLRRDPALLERANSRLRGAQTAMSGFAGPPAGSALLALGRAVPLLADAVSFLFSALLVRTLPAMPRPVPEVRESLLRQARAGASYVFRDRVLLGLALRPAVGNVAFLAVETVLALFAHDRLGIDTYGFGLLLTAEATGGLLGAGIASYLGRRLGTGTALTCTAAVEGLAILGLAAAPNPYVAGLALAVCGVGMGATMVLAPSLRQAIVPAHLMGRVASTSRMLAMCAAPIGAFLGGWLATTYDIRTPLYAAAGLLLTMTAVTASMTSNRRVEAALRAAAPADGPADRATKQQPARQSASDVL is encoded by the coding sequence GTGACCTCAACCGCTCGGAAGTTGCCGACCGGGTTCGGACGGCTGTGGACCGCGCAGACCATCTCCTCGCTCGGTGACGGGGTGTCGCACGCCGCACTGCCGCTGATCGCGTTGACGCTGACGCGGGATCCGATGGCACTCGCCGTCGTCACGGCCGCCGGCACGCTGCCGTGGCTGCTCTTCGGGGTGCTCGGCGGTGCCCTGGTGGACCGCTGGGACCGCCGACGCACGATGTGGGTCGCGGACGCGTCGCGTGCGGCGCTGCTCGCGATACCGGCGGCGGCAGCCGCGCTCGACGCGCTGAGCATTGCGCTGCTCGCGGCCGTCGCCTTCCTGCTCGGCCTCGGCGGGCTCTTCTTCGATACGGCCGCCACGGCCTACCTGCCGGATCTGCTCCGCCGCGACCCCGCACTCCTGGAGCGCGCCAACTCCCGCCTGCGCGGAGCCCAGACCGCCATGTCCGGTTTCGCGGGACCGCCTGCCGGCAGTGCGCTGCTCGCGCTCGGCCGGGCGGTTCCACTGCTCGCCGACGCGGTGTCCTTCCTGTTCTCCGCGCTGCTCGTCCGTACGCTGCCCGCCATGCCCCGGCCCGTGCCGGAAGTCCGCGAGTCGCTGCTTCGGCAAGCGCGGGCCGGCGCCTCGTACGTCTTCCGGGACCGGGTGCTGCTCGGACTCGCGCTCCGCCCGGCGGTCGGGAACGTCGCCTTCCTCGCCGTGGAGACCGTCCTCGCCCTCTTCGCGCACGACCGCCTCGGCATCGACACCTACGGCTTCGGCCTGCTCCTCACGGCGGAGGCCACCGGCGGTCTTCTCGGCGCAGGCATCGCCTCCTACCTCGGCCGACGACTCGGCACCGGCACCGCGCTGACCTGCACGGCCGCCGTCGAAGGGCTGGCCATCCTGGGCCTGGCCGCCGCCCCGAACCCGTACGTGGCCGGGCTCGCGCTCGCCGTCTGCGGGGTCGGCATGGGAGCCACCATGGTCCTCGCACCCTCCCTCCGGCAGGCGATCGTCCCCGCCCACCTCATGGGCCGGGTCGCCTCCACCTCCCGCATGCTGGCCATGTGCGCCGCCCCCATCGGGGCCTTCCTCGGCGGCTGGCTTGCCACCACCTACGACATCCGCACCCCGCTCTACGCCGCCGCCGGCCTCCTCCTGACGATGACGGCCGTCACGGCATCCATGACCAGCAACCGCCGGGTCGAAGCGGCCCTGCGCGCCGCCGCCCCGGCCGACGGCCCAGCTGACCGGGCAACCAAGCAGCAGCCCGCCCGGCAAAGTGCGTCCGACGTGTTGTGA